One Methanomassiliicoccales archaeon genomic window carries:
- a CDS encoding HD domain-containing protein, whose translation MVFEVPVQGNVRLATMLERINADEELKALWKASNINAIDRLGFSDHGSTHVRIVARNALKMLRLLVGSGRSPGVVQNYGLTVEDAELVVVLASVTHDIGLSVHRENHDEFSIVLAGPILRRLLQGMYTEPSLTFMVAEIEHAMISHHEGFVPYTMEGGVVRVADALDMEKGRARIPFASGSVNIHSVSALAIDKVRVIKGEERPILIDIDMNNSAGIFQIDELLKEKIARSGLRDLITVEVRVPGAENSIVKGLRL comes from the coding sequence ATGGTGTTCGAAGTGCCGGTCCAAGGGAACGTCCGCTTGGCCACGATGTTGGAAAGGATCAACGCGGACGAAGAGCTCAAAGCGCTTTGGAAAGCATCCAATATCAACGCCATCGACCGGCTGGGATTCAGTGATCACGGTTCCACCCACGTGCGCATCGTAGCCCGCAACGCCCTGAAGATGCTCAGGCTGCTGGTGGGGAGCGGCCGTTCCCCCGGGGTGGTACAGAACTACGGACTGACGGTGGAGGACGCCGAACTGGTGGTGGTCTTGGCTTCGGTGACGCATGACATCGGCCTATCGGTGCACCGGGAGAACCACGATGAGTTCTCGATCGTCCTGGCCGGGCCAATACTGCGCCGTCTGTTACAGGGAATGTATACCGAGCCTTCACTGACGTTCATGGTGGCGGAGATAGAACATGCCATGATATCTCATCACGAAGGTTTTGTCCCCTATACGATGGAAGGGGGGGTCGTCCGGGTGGCCGACGCCCTGGACATGGAGAAGGGAAGGGCGAGGATCCCCTTCGCCAGTGGAAGTGTGAACATCCACTCCGTAAGCGCTCTGGCCATCGATAAGGTAAGGGTGATCAAAGGAGAGGAGCGCCCTATTCTCATCGATATAGACATGAACAACTCCGCTGGGATCTTTCAGATCGATGAACTGTTGAAAGAGAAGATCGCCCGCTCCGGATTGCGGGACCTCATCACCGTGGAGGTCCGAGTGCCGGGGGCGGAGAACAGTATCGTTAAGGGGTTACGCCTCTAA
- a CDS encoding transketolase — MHDLNEKTVKELEKKAELLRRHVIRMIHAAGSGHPGGSLSSADIVTALFFEIMDHSPESGSSLDRDHFILSKGHAAPIYYAALAECGYFPTEELITLRKLHSRLQGHPSRVKTPGVEMSTGSLGQGLSVANGLALALRLQGLDRKVFCLCGDGEMAEGQIWEAAMFAAHNHLDNVICIIDRNGLQIDGRTEEVMALEPLGDKWKSFGWNVLFMDGNDMWQVLDTIGMAMEHSGSPTVIVAKTVKGKGVSFMENNVGFHGKAPDEKEYEQAMRELGGSA; from the coding sequence TTGCATGACCTTAACGAGAAAACCGTCAAAGAGCTTGAGAAGAAGGCCGAATTGTTGCGCCGTCACGTCATCCGTATGATCCACGCTGCTGGATCTGGACATCCCGGAGGTTCGCTCTCCTCTGCCGATATTGTGACCGCCCTGTTCTTCGAGATAATGGATCATTCCCCGGAAAGCGGTTCTTCCCTGGACCGAGACCATTTCATATTGTCCAAGGGGCACGCCGCCCCTATCTACTATGCCGCCCTGGCCGAGTGTGGCTACTTCCCCACGGAAGAGCTGATCACCCTGCGCAAGCTGCATTCCCGGCTGCAAGGCCACCCTTCCCGCGTCAAGACGCCTGGAGTGGAGATGTCCACCGGATCGTTGGGTCAGGGACTGAGCGTGGCCAACGGACTGGCGCTCGCCCTGAGATTGCAGGGACTGGACCGCAAGGTGTTCTGTCTCTGCGGCGACGGTGAGATGGCCGAAGGTCAGATCTGGGAGGCGGCCATGTTCGCCGCCCACAACCACCTGGACAATGTCATTTGCATCATCGATCGCAACGGCCTGCAGATCGATGGCCGGACGGAAGAGGTCATGGCCCTGGAACCTCTTGGTGACAAATGGAAGAGCTTCGGATGGAACGTGCTCTTCATGGACGGCAATGACATGTGGCAGGTGCTGGACACCATAGGGATGGCCATGGAACATAGCGGCTCTCCCACTGTCATCGTGGCCAAGACGGTGAAGGGGAAAGGAGTGTCCTTCATGGAGAACAACGTGGGCTTCCACGGGAAG